The stretch of DNA GATGGGCCAGGCTGCGGCTGGAGAGGCCGAGGGCGGTTTTCAGCTTGGGGTGGTCGCCCAGGGTGGTGTAGCCGCGCAGGCGGGTGGAGTTCAGCAGTTGCGCGTCCAGCTGCGCCAGCAGGCGCCGGCGGCGGGCGAGGAATTCGGGGGATCTGAGGAGGCCGTGTTGGCGGTAGCTGTCCTGATGCAGGCGTTCCATGTCTTGCAAGGTCTCGCGTAGTTTGTCCAGGTGTTTGCCCATCACCGAGGTGCCGATGCCCAGCCAGGTCGAGGCCTGGCCGGTAAAGCCGGCGATCTCGGCCTGATGGCGGACCATAAAGTCGGCTTCGTCGGGCGTCAGCGGTTCGAGGGCGATCTTAACCTGTTCGGCGGCCTGCATGAGTTGCGCTTCCTCGTAGGTGCAGGCGTGGTTGGCGGGGGCGCTGAGCACGATCAGACTGCCGGCCTTGACCGTATCGCCAAGGCCTGGATTGAGGGCCAGGTATTTGGCCAGAACGTCGGATGAGGGGTTGTCGAACAGGCGGCGCTGCAACTCGCTCGGCGGCATGCTCCGGGGCACGATGTAGAAGCCTGGGGCGACAGGCGTAGAGGGTTGGACCTGTGAGGGTTTCGCAGGAGTGTCGAGGCCTTGAGGCGTGGTCAGTATCGAGGTGTTCTTTGTACGTGCGCCCGGCAGCGGTGGATTCGGGTTGGCCGGGCGCAGTACGCGCGGCATCGGTGTCGGTTCGCCGCGCGAATCGGTGGTGTATTTGTTGCCGGAGAGTTGCTCGGCCATCGCTGTGTTCGCTGTGTGTTTGAGCCTCGCGAAACACTAATGAGCGGTATGGATGGAGTCGTTGAGAGCTATCTGAAACGCCCTGCGGTGTTTTCGAAATGTCGGGTAGGAATTGGTGAAACGACTGTAGCCGCTGCCGCAGGCTGCGATCGACCGCGAAGCGGGCGCAGGATTTTGAGATCGCTGAAGGCCTTCGGCCTTATCGCAGCCTGCGGCAGCGGCTACAGGAGATCCTCGTTCAGGCGCGCGGACATAAAAAATCCCCCGGCTAACCGGCTGCGGATAGGGGACGCAGTCGGTCGGACGGGGGGCAAGGACTTGCTGGCAACGACTCCCTGCTTTTACTTGCAGCTTGCCGCTTGGAACTTGTCGCTGTGATTACTGGGCGATGGTTTTCACCGAGATACCGCGTTCCACCGGGGTGGAGCGGCCGTAGATGTCTTCGAAGCGTTCGATGTCGTCTTCGCCCAGGTAGCTGCCCGATTGCACTTCGATGATCTCCAGGGGGATCTTGCCCGGGTTGCGCAGGCGGTGCACCGAGGCGATCGGGATGTAGGTGGACTGGTTTTCGGTGAGCAGGAACACGTTCTCGTCGCAGGTGACTTCGGCGGTGCCGCTGACCACGATCCAGTGTTCGGCGCGGTGGTGGTGCATCTGCAGGGACAGGCACGCGCCCGGCTTGACCGAGATGTGCTTGACCTGGAAGCGCCCGCCCATGTCCACCGAGTCGTAGGAGCCCCACGGACGGTAGACCTCGCAGTGGTTCTGGGTTTCGCTGCGGCCCTGTTCGTTGAGGGTGTTGACCATCTGTTTGACGCCTTGGACCTTGTCCTTGTGGGCGATCATCATGGCGTCCTTGGTTTCCACGACCACGATGTTTTCCAGGCCGATCACCGACACCAGCTTGCCGTTGCCGTGGATCATGCAGTTGCGGCTGTCCTGGATCACCACGTCGCCCTTGCTGACGTTGCCGTTGACGTCCTTTTCATGCACGTCCCACAGCGACGACCAGCAGCCCACGTCGCTCCAGCCGGCGCTCAGCGGCACCACGCAGGCGCGCTGGGTCTTTTCCATCACCGCGTAGTCGATGGAGTTGTCCGGGCAGCAGGCGAAGGTGGCCGGGTCGACGTCCACGGTGTCGGCGTCCTGGGCACTGCGTTCCAGGGTCAGCAGGCAGGTGTCGTAGATGTCCGGGTCGTGCTTTTTCAGCTCTTCGAGGAAGCGGCTGGCGCGGAACAGGAACATGCCGCTGTTCCAGAAGTAGCCACCGGCCTCGACGAACTCGGCGGCGCGCTTGACGTCGGGTTTCTCGACGAAGTGCGAGACGCGGCTCACGCCTTCCGGCAGCAGCGCATCGTTGGTCGACTTGATGTAGCCATAACCGGTTTCCGGCTTGGTCGCCGGCACGCCGAACAGCACCATCTCGCCACGCTCGGCGGCCACGGTGGCCAGGGCCAGGGCGCGTTGCAGGGCTTTCTGGTCTTCCAGCACGTGGTCGGCCGGCAGCACCAGCATCAGTTCGTCGCGACCTTCGTTGACCAGCATCATCGCGGTCAGGGCCACGGCCGGCGCGGTGTTGCGGCCGAACGGCTCCATCAGGATGCGCTGGGCTTCGAGTTTGCGCGCCGCCAGTTGCTCGTTGACGATGAAGCGGTGGTCCTTGTTGCAGACCACGATCGGCGTGTCCATGCCTTCGAACACCAGGCGCTCGAGGGTTTGCTGGAACAAGGTGTGTTCGCCGGTCAGGGCGAGGAACTGTTTAGGGAATTGCTTACGCGAAAGCGGCCAAAGACGTGAGCCACTACCACCTGACAAGATCACCGGAATCATGTTGTTACTCCTTCAAATACCGTTTGGGTTA from Pseudomonas chlororaphis subsp. chlororaphis encodes:
- a CDS encoding mannose-1-phosphate guanylyltransferase/mannose-6-phosphate isomerase: MIPVILSGGSGSRLWPLSRKQFPKQFLALTGEHTLFQQTLERLVFEGMDTPIVVCNKDHRFIVNEQLAARKLEAQRILMEPFGRNTAPAVALTAMMLVNEGRDELMLVLPADHVLEDQKALQRALALATVAAERGEMVLFGVPATKPETGYGYIKSTNDALLPEGVSRVSHFVEKPDVKRAAEFVEAGGYFWNSGMFLFRASRFLEELKKHDPDIYDTCLLTLERSAQDADTVDVDPATFACCPDNSIDYAVMEKTQRACVVPLSAGWSDVGCWSSLWDVHEKDVNGNVSKGDVVIQDSRNCMIHGNGKLVSVIGLENIVVVETKDAMMIAHKDKVQGVKQMVNTLNEQGRSETQNHCEVYRPWGSYDSVDMGGRFQVKHISVKPGACLSLQMHHHRAEHWIVVSGTAEVTCDENVFLLTENQSTYIPIASVHRLRNPGKIPLEIIEVQSGSYLGEDDIERFEDIYGRSTPVERGISVKTIAQ